One window of the Clupea harengus chromosome 20, Ch_v2.0.2, whole genome shotgun sequence genome contains the following:
- the LOC105905834 gene encoding solute carrier family 25 member 53-like encodes MGQDLTVNTGDAATETNPVARFGSYLHGGTSGLLTTFAIFPLHKAVFRQQLHSTLVREAVKQLYGEGLRKLYRGVAPRLLERTLQRTLFFGVQDTLQRRSSHLVAGRLPRPLLHAAAGVGTGVVEALVFTPFERVQNVLQNGRNDHRLPTHWSVLVRLSAEPRARGFYRALLPIIARNALGSGIYFGLKNPVRDALDQQGLSPTASSFTSGAVNSLVISLPLYPLSVLVANMQAGVGEEETRGGVRECARRLWAARERSVALLYRGGSLVILRSCVSWGITTAIYDRLERGTST; translated from the coding sequence ATGGGGCAGGATCTTACTGTGAACACTGGAGATGCAGCGACCGAGACGAATCCCGTTGCGCGTTTCGGTAGTTACCTGCACGGTGGTACATCAGGCCTTTTGACAACATTTGCTATATTCCCGCTACATAAGGCAGTGTTCCGCCAACAGCTACACAGCACACTTGTTCGGGAGGCTGTGAAGCAACTTTATGGGGAGGGGTTGAGGAAGCTCTACCGCGGAGTGGCTCCGCGACTATTAGAACGGACACTCCAACGCACATTGTTTTTCGGTGTTCAGGACACCCTGCAGCGTCGTTCCTCCCACCTGGTCGCGGGGCGCCTCCCTAGGCCACTACTCCATGCAGCAGCAGGTGTTGGGACCGGCGTGGTGGAGGCTCTGGTGTTCACACCCTTTGAACGCGTGCAGAATGTGCTCCAGAACGGCAGAAACGACCACCGCCTTCCAACTCATTGGAGCGTCCTGGTTCGTTTGAGCGCTGAGCCTCGTGCCCGCGGGTTCTACCGAGCCCTGCTGCCCATCATTGCCCGCAACGCGCTAGGTAGCGGCATCTACTTTGGTTTGAAAAACCCAGTCAGAGACGCCCTGGACCAGCAAGGTCTCTCCCCCACAGCCTCCTCGTTCACCTCGGGCGCAGTCAACTCCTTGGTGATCAGCCTGCCACTGTACCCGCTCTCAGTGTTGGTGGCCAACATGCAGGCAGgcgtgggagaggaggagaccagGGGCGGGGTGAGGGAATGTGCCCGCAGGCTTTGGGCGGCTCGTGAGCGGAGTGTGGCACTGCTGTACCGCGGCGGCTCGCTGGTCATCCTGCGCTCCTGTGTCAGCTGGGGCATCACCACGGCCATCTACGACCGGCTGGAGAGAGGCACTTCCACCTGA